The Panicum hallii strain FIL2 chromosome 5, PHallii_v3.1, whole genome shotgun sequence genome contains the following window.
ACGACTGGGCTCGACGAAGGATCCTACTGGCAGCCGCCAGCCGGCGCCACGCCCCCACGGCGTCTCGCTTGCACGCACGTACGTACGAGTGAATGTATGATTGCGGCGGTGGTCGGCCCGTGCCGGGTCCGACAAGGAAGGAGCCGTGGCGCGCGCCTGGCTGTCTAGTAGAGTGGGGGAGAAGGAAAGGACGGcgaccggcgacggcgaggctgGCCAGGCCAGGCCGGCTGCCCACGTTCTCCCGCGCCTCTTTCGAGCTGGCAGCTGCAGGGAATCTTGTGCTCATTCCCTCCCGGctcccgctgccgccgccgtgctccgTCCAATCCACCCGCAGGCCCGCCCGCTTTCCAGTCCGTTTccgtcgagctgctgctgctcatcATCATCAGGCAGCCAGGAGCTGGGTAAACATGCGTGAGCGCTCGTTAACGCACGGCTCCCCCTCGCATAATTGAAGCGAGCTGCGTAATCGTGCCGTTGCAACCGGTCGCGATCACAGCAGTTATGATGGGGACGGATCATTGAGCTGATTAATTGGGGGGCGAGAAGGTAGCCGACCGACGGACGCGTCGCCACGGAAGAATCCGCTCTGCGCTCGCCCGTGGAGGGTTGGGCGTGGGGGGATCGCCGTGTTTGTCATGATACGACGCGCACATGCGTGGGGGCTCGCGGCCGGATAAAGCCCGtgcatcgtcgtcgtcgtcgtcgtcgtcggctacctcctcctcctcgtcggcgCTCGTGTCGCGGCGAGGGACTCGTACGGCTAGAATGCCGCGGTGGTTCCGGATCCCGGGGTGAGCTGGCACGCGATGCGCCAAATCTGGTGGTTGGAAAAACAAAGTTCTTTGGGATGCTTGCTGCGGGGGCGTGCGGTTCTTCGCGCTATCCGATCTCGGTTGCTGCCAAAACGTTCAGTTCCCTCGACCTCTCCCTCCCAATGTGTTTACGGTTTGGCAGCGCGATTCGGTTCTCCGAATTGGCGCCTCGCTCGCGAACGGCCACCGGATAAACAAAAAGGAGGCCACGTTCTGGGCAGGCGGTCAGGACAGATGCTCTGGCACTGTTAGGAAACGTTAATGCGTGGCGTGTCAGCGTGCGCGGTGAtctgcagcggcagcggcagcgccgTTGGTCTGGGTCTTGGGGTGTCGGAGCTCTGCCCGGAACGACGACATGGGCATCCCATCCAACAGGGGGTGCATGCATGGAGCCATGGACAGGGACCTTATGGGGCGGCAGGGACGCCATGCGCCGCCTCGCCCTACCGCAATAAGGGCGGCCATCTGATGGGTGCTGCCGTGTGCGGTGTGCATCCGCAGCTAGTAGCACTAGCAGCGATGGCCGCCGGGCCTATCTCCCCGGTGTCCGGTCATGGGTTTGCATTGCGTGAACCTGATCCGGATCCGGCCTGAATGTGTAGGCTCGCAATGCAAGCTTCGCGCCGACTAGTCCCTACAGATTATGCTATCAGAAATTCATGCCCTGCTCCTGCTCGTATGATTCGAGCTTTAAAAGACACCCCATGCGTGGTTCCTTGGCCACTTGCCAGGAATACGGAGGagatcatgcatgcatgcatgcagctCGGTCATGGCTGACTGCCCCGGGGGCCGGGGCACTATGCGCGCAATTGCAAGCGGCCATGCACAGGGCAGGCTATGCAGCAGAAGCGTGCCGATATCGTCAGTGCACCGGTCGCTTTCGGTGGCACTGTTCCATGTCCTCTTCGATGGGTTTGCTGCAAGTGACAAACTGGACTGGCAGGTGAAAAACTTGGGCACTCAAAGCTGTTACCTGTCGTTTTGTCACACTGCTGCTCCGTTCGTCCCATGTTAGAACCTATCGTTTTGCGCCTCCATCTCACGAGTGCACTGCGTTCCGGCATGTCTGCAGTGAAGTGCTGTCAGAAACTCAAGAGTTACTTAACATGCAGGCACTAGTGCTGCAGATGTAAAACGGCATGACCGCATGAGCAGGCGCGGCCAAAAGAGCCGAGCAAATCGTACACGAGCTTTGCGCAACCACCGAATCGCACGGGTCCATGTCCATGAGCGGCGCGGGGGAACACAGGAACACGAGGGACCGATTGGCCTTTACCAATCATTTTAGCTCAGCACCACAAAGCTCGGATGCAACAAAGCAGCAATCATGGCGGGCCGGCTGGCCGCGCTGCACAACGGCCGTGCCGTGACCGTGAACAAGAGCTTTGCCGTGGCTGGGGCCTGGGCTCGCCGGCGCATTCACCGGATCGGAGTAACCCACCGGAGACCGGACGGACCATCGCCGGCCTCGTCCTGCACGGCTGCACCGCACTAAAACCCCGCTCGGTTTGCTCCACCCGTCAGATCGTTCCATCGATCCGCAACTAACCAGCTCGAttcgggcgggcgggcgagcccCGATGGTGGCCGCGCCGGTTGGGGGGGTGGGGGGACATGGCATGTGCGGCGGCCGCCCATTATTCGAATACCAATCTCGCAGGAAAGGAGAGGGGAGGAAAGCGCCGGGAGCCCCACGGGCGCGCCCACCCCCGGCCGTGCCCGTGCCTGCCGATGGAGCTAGCTGCCCGGCTGCCGCGTGAGAGAGAGGTCGCGGTCGCGGTCGCGGTCGCGGCAAGGCACATGAGGCGTCCAGCCGGGGTGCATCGATCGCTGGCCGTGCTGGCCGGATGTTGGGTTGGAGAGGGTGCGGGGGCGATGCGGCGTCAATTTCTGCGCAGGGGTTGGGACGGGTGGCCCGTCCGGCGCGCCACGCGGGTGGGGGTGGATGGACCCGATGGGTCACGGATGGGGGGCGCCAGGTTGGTGGATGGCACAGCCAGCCCCTTGAAGAGTGGCTGGTGCGGGGCGCCGGGCCGACGGCGAGGCAGCAGCGCGCTGTACTACCTAGCCTGGTCCATGTCTCACTCTCATGACCGTGTTGCTGCTTCATGGTAGATTAGATTAGGGGTTCGGTTTTACACTTTGGATTCACCGCAGAGTAAATTTGGGAACTTTTAACAGATGCTTGGACAGTGGGGCATGGGGCGAATGGCCAGGACGCCAGGTTGCATTGGTGGCTTGCACAATTCCTGGAATAGCCAATGCAGGAAGACGGGCgactgcaaggtaaacataccATGTCTGGGGCTCTGGGCTGCTGCATGTTACGGTGTTTTATGGCAGATATGCATCCTGCAGAACTGCAGAAGATCGTTTTTTTTTGTTCCTCAATGTGCAGATTGAGTTCCCAGAGGTGAATTCAGCAAATAAGCTGCCCCTTTAGCACAGGTCCATCGTTTCTTATTTTCGTTTGTGAATGTTACTTCCATTAGCAATCAATAACAGCATCCTGATTTTCCTAAGAAAGGAACTTCTCAGCACTCGCCAATTCAAGCAGAAGGTGGGCACCGAAAACCTCGACAAGTGCAGAAGACCTGAATTCAGTTTCGCCATACGCAACGGAGTCCGACGCAACCTGAAAACCcctgccgccgcgcgcgctgcgcGAACAGAGAGGAGAGGGCGATGTGCCAGTCCACCACGCATTCAGATCTCCAGTAACTACAAGTACGAAACAAGTGAAAAACCTGAATACCTGACCACGAAGTGTAGAAGTCGCAATTATTTGCAGAAACAATTCGCTTCCTGTATCTACGATATAAAGCATCCTTTTGGGCACGGAGCAAACACGTAGCAGAAAGTTGCTAAACCTTGTTCAATTACTAGCACGCCGAGCCAAACTCAGTTTGCTTCGTGTTTTTACAGACTTACTTAAGGTACAACCAGATAGCAGGTTTTCGCTACAAGATCAATTCAGAAAGTTGCACGAGCCGTGTACCAACCATGACATATAGGAAGGTCAGACCAAAAAACATGTTGGTCTGAGAAACCGTAGAATGACTGACAAATGCTTCTGAAACTAGTGTTAAAAAAAAAAGCTTCTGAAACACATGTATATGTGTATATCTTCATCCTTCAGTTGCAAGATGAGGTAGCAAGGGCCCCCAATTTCTGAACAGCAACCAACGCTTGATGGTTTCGTCATCCCATAATAAACTGTCCCACCACAACTGCTCCCCGGTAGTAGTTACAAACGGGCTATTTTCATTCACACTAACAGGAATTTTCCTCAGTTTTGCGCAGCCTCTCACCTTGAGGTTCTTCAGAGATGGCAAGACTCCACCACACACACAGGTTAGCTCAGGGAGCTCCCACAGTTGCAGCGACTGCAACCTTGGAAGAGTGTCCTCTCCCAAGACCGAGCTGTCAAATACCCTCTTCAAAACGTCGCAAAATCTTATATGCAATGTTTTAAGGTTCGGAAAGTGTAGCGCCGAAGGGAATAGGTAGAGTAGTTTTGGACAGCAATAGAGGAGCAAGTGCTTCAGACAACTGAAACTAGTCACATCTTCCACCCCTTTGCATAAGGATGATAAATTGCCTACCGTAGACAGTGCCTGAACTTCGTCTGCTGACAGAAGACTCTCCAGGTGGTCACAATTTTCTAGCCAGAGTTCTCTTACTGCTGCCATACTTCTAACAATCAGATCAGAGAATCTGGTGGTCATAACTAATCTCTTTAACAATATCAGCTCAGCATGACACAGAATACCATCAAGATCAGATGGAACACCAACAGTACCATTTATTTCCAGATATCTCGTGGGATCAGTGGAATATGTGAAGTGCTTTGCCCTAAAGTACGAATTCTCAAAGATGGAATCTGTATTTCTTACTTGGCCATCAGTGTCCATGGTTTCGCTATCCATCGAAGGGGAGATGACAATTTGAAACTTCTGAAAACAGTTATACCACAGTGGAGAATCTTCTCCCAAGCATTTTAAAAAATAGGTATCACTGGCATAAACATATGAATTACTATCCCTGTTGGCATCAAGTGATACTTTCATGCCAAACCTATCAGAGAGCTGGAAAGTCAGTCCACAAGGTAACCATAGCATGCCCATCCAAGCCGCTAGATCTTCAATACTGCCAAGCTGCAGGTTCCGTATACCACCGTCTTTTGACACTCCATAAGGGGCCTCAGATCCCAGAAATGGGCAACCCTGTAGATTGATGTGGCGAAGCTCCATAGATACTGGAATTGATGTCAAGGAAGTGATGGAAGTGGCAGAGAGGTCAAGGACCTTGAGAAACACCATACGGTCAAATGACCCAGACTCTACACTCTTCAGAGAACTACAACCTGAAGCATCCAGCACCTCCAGCCGTTCCAGTGGAGCTATGTATCGAATTTCTTGCAAATGATCACAACCAATCAGTAACAACATTCTCAGCCTAATCAAATAGGAGATAGAATGCGGCAACACTTCATTTCGAGTAAATGACAGGTCTAGTATCTGCAGTGTTCCCGCCATTTGGTTAAAGAATTCATCTGATATAGCTTTCAAAAGATAGTTTCCTCTTAAAAGTAATGATGAAATATGTAAGCACTTTGGACTTCCGCGGAGATATTCCACTTCAGTGTCCATTAACGAAACTCTATCGCTATACTTTGAAAGATGCTCTAATTTGACAATAGGATTGCTAAAATACTGGTAACTTTGCTCTTTGTAACCCATATCCTTTCCAAATCTTGACACAGTCTCCCTAATCATATTATGCATGTGTACGTGATCATTATCATCCAAATATACCATACCATGCTTTATGAGGACATCAAGAATTTCCTTACCAATGTGGTTAGCCTCATCAAAACCAACAGCTTCTTGGAGTAGACCATCCATTATCCAGTACCAAATTAACTCTTTGACTGAAATTCCTTGATCGTCTGGGAAGATTAAACAGTAGAGCAAGCAGTGTCGCACATTATCACTAGGAAGCTGATGATACCCAAATTTCACCATGCACTGCATCGTGTTGAAAAATGATGTCTTGGTTGATAGAGCAGCATGCGCATTTGCGACCAACTCACTAAATGTCTCTTCCGTAGGTGCATCATACAGTGCCCCAGCCAATAGGATGATTATGAGTGGGATGCCATAGCAATAGCTGATTAAGTCATGCGCAAAGCTGATATCTTTTCCAATCTTCTCGCGCAGTAGGTCGTATGACTCCTCATAAGTGAGTGGTTGTGGCATTATCTCTATATTTGGCAGCATGACACTCCGTGCTCTCCCAGTTCTTGTAGTCACAAAGATTTTTGAGCCAAGCCTTTGTTGTCGAGGATCAGGAACTCCCAGGTACTCTAAGATACTTTCTTCAGTGAAATGAGCATTATCAAGAACTAGTAGGAACTTCCGTGGCGTGAGATATTCCTTTATTATAGCCCTAGTGCTTTCTACGGACAAGCCGTCTCTGGTCTTACATGATAAAGATGCTGCAATCTTGTTGAAACACTTTCTCATGCTACAATTTATTGACAATGAAACCCAGATATATTCATCGAAGAGATTTGAGGTCTTTGCCGCTCGGTATAGAGCCTTTGCAGCCCATGTCTTTCCAGAACCACCTATACCTTGGATGACAACTACTCCAACACCTGGACGACCAAGCAGCCCGAGCATACCTTGAAACGAAATCAACTCTCCGTGATTAATTTGCAGCACTGGCATATTACTTGGTTGCCTTGGCTTCCGGAAGCAACAATAGGATGCCATTATACCGTTTCTCCTGTATTGTCAACTATAGTTCCTGAGTTAGTCTGGTCAAGTTTACCAAGTGCCAATTCATGCGCTTGGATGGAGGACAAAACAGGCGGAACTGAGGGGGGGCTGGCAGGGGCCATGGCCCCcctcaacaaaaaaaaaaccaaTGCATATAGTATATAATTTGTTGATGAAAGTAGATCAAATTTCATCAGAAAATCAATGCAAAACTAAAAGCAGAACTTTTATgatgatcaaatttatagaaatgtTAATTTTTTTATGAACCATAGCTGACTAGATGTGACAAAGCGTGCCAACATGGCATGCCACGTTTGAGGATTAAATTGAGCCGGATGGAGAAGTTTGAGGATTAAAATTGTTGTTTTAAAAGTTTAGGGACGAAGTTAAGTTTCGGCAGAAAATTTGAGGATGAAATTGACTATTCCATATGTTTGTCTGCCCCTCTTGGATTTTCTATCCGGTTCCGCCACCGCGAAAACTATATTTGTATTGTTAATACAAGTTTTTTTTAATTATGGTGTCTCCTTGATTTGGTTAAGTATCTCTAATCGAAGGGTAGAAAACTCAGAAAAGTGATATCGTAAATTTGAGGGGAAGAGGAAAATTGGTTCCTACAGTACATCATAcattgtcggaggaaatctgcagccgggtggcggaatgcaccagCCTAATTCTAATTAAGGAAGAGTTTGGGGGGAGACCTAGGAACGCTTGATCGATGGGaggatgaacgcaggaaagacacaaggattttagagtggttcgggccgccggagcgtaacaccctacgtccacttgagtgttgtattgattgtgaaAGCCTGAATAGAACTTGAGATGTCCGcccttctaacgagtacactctcccttttatagtccaagggaggtgcttacactgagcaggGTCCCGACaagtgggcccggccaacaggagcctgttctacgagagatatggagatcttcatctccagctcctctccgtagtcctctctatcgggaagttgatgtgcgtatctacagccaggatatggccatGTGCCGCCTTGCCAGCACagtgactgctgtcagtgttacccaaaaGTGGAAGCCATGCTGCCAATGTTGGGTCAAGACCCTCTGACACACGaagaagcagcgctgaccctgccgcgccgtcgcctccgcgcgcactgttgTGGCGCACGCCTCAGCACACCTGTAGCAGGCCATCATTACTCACGCACGCAGCGCGCGGCGCCTTGATATGACTAGACGCCGTCTGCCCACGGGCAGAGTacagtgacgcgccgccttggtaacaggcgggcttaccgtggtgtcagttggGCAGACCATGCTTTGACTTGGGCACGCACAGCCTACCAActagcatttaatgcggttgttgggctggcgtcccgcgGGGGGCCTCCTGCCATGGGCACCTGGAGTCGTCACCTTGGTGGcatgtggcggcgccggacccttTCCCGGAGAAAATAGGAGGGTCCGGGCCCCCGTGGCCAGTTGGAGAGACAGGCCTATAGAGATCTGGCTCCCAcatgtggcggcgccggacccctggggggtccgggcctgtggaggccatCCCCAAGTATTTTGCCCTCAGGGGCACGGGCACGTAGGGGGCGCCGGACCTATACGAGCtcagggggaggtccggagaccacggccCCAGCTGTCAGATCCGGACCGTACGCCCCGTCTCCCAGAGGACAAGGGTGAGGCCTTGGAAAACCCTATGGCCACCAGGTGGGTGGGCAGTATCTCAGATGACTTCATGGCGGGCTAGGCCCACGGAGAGTCAGATCTCCTCGTAGTGGACTACAacgaccttctggtcgttgagcagctccttggcgatgatcgaggataggcggccgagcatgtggtggcgcgcgtccaccacgatgcacttggcgcacacgccggagtTAGACACTATCGCACCCTCCTGTGAGGCGACAGCGAGACGCTTAgagtctggacaccctagcagagGGTAGTCCTATCCGTGTGTACCCACATACATAGTATGGCAGAAATCAGGAATCAAAAACTAGAAAAGCTCCAACCTCATAGTGGTGTCTCTTCTTGTTTTCGCGTTGTGGTTTCTTCAGTTTGCTGCTTATGCCGCTTGTGTGGTGGTTTCTTCTGAGTGGAGGTGGTGTGTAGTCGGAGTAAGTGCAGTTATAATTTTGAAACTTTTCTTGGTTGTTGTTCTTTCTCTTTCCATCTGATAAAAATTCGGCAAGTCTCCTGCCGTCCTTTCGGGAAAAAAAACTAGAAAAGAGGAAGCACTCACCTGCCGTCCTATGCTGGAGACGGGCGATGCTGGGAGGTGGATCGCTGGCTGCAGCGAGGCTGGTTTCAGCGCCCGGCGTGCCAGCAGCCGTGGAGTGTGAGAGACGCAGGAGGAAGGAGAACAATACCCGCCAAAAACCTAGCCTCATCCGCTGAATAAGGGGCGAGGGAGCTCGTCGTCGGTCGCCCGGAGAAAGGCGTGCTGCTGCGAAGGGGAGAAAACCTGGTGCGGAACGCCCAGCCACTGACACGCGGGCTGTTAGTGATGAGCTATAGTCAGGCGGGTAGAAAACCTGGTGCGGAATGCCCCTCCGGTCCAGTCGCCGAGACGTCGATTCGCATCCCACTGCGTCACCGTCCACTCGTCATCCGAGTCCTTCAACTGCTCCGGCGGCTTCAACGGTGGCAAAGTCACTGAGATCAAATGTGAATGGCGGCGATTACCATCTTTAGGAGGGACCGTTCGGATGAGATCAGTCTTTTTGTAGGCCGACGCCGGCCGCCTTATCCGGCCCAACCCAAGTTACCGTGCTAGAGTCCGCGGGCTGCTGCAATTGCTGCCAGCGAGCGGGTGCAGAGATCCGTCGTCTCGGCGCCTTCAGCGCCGGCGACGGGCGACACCCTCCCCCTTCGGCCGTACCCCCAACCCAAAGCACCCTGAACTACCCCGAGCGCACCGAGTCTTACTGAGCTGTGCTCATCTCTCCATCAACAAAGACCTGTCGAAGCGCGAGGCCCGGCGCGGGGGAGGGAGTTGAGCGACGTGAAGAGGGGGCAGATGGCTGGGTAGGCCCTGGCGGCTGCCGCAGAGGAGGCTGTGGCCGGGGTAAACCGCGGATCCGCGGCAACCCTCCTGTGAAGTCCTTCGGTGAGTTTGTTCTTTTTTCCTTTCCTATCCTGGTGCCCTGAAGCAGTGAAGCTCCTTTCCTTTCCTGACGAAACTCTTCATGACAGTAAGTAGGTAGAAGCGTTTAGTGGCGtaaaaaagttatcaactaaTATCAGGATTATCAAGGTATATCCTTAGTACTACTATAAGTCTTCGAGCAATCCAATTCCGTTGTTTCCGATCACTGCTGACTCTCCCACATCAAATTTGGAGCTCCATAGTGATGTTTATTTTTTGGATAACATCTCCATGGTGATGTTGTTAGGTGTATGTATGGATATCGTGAGTTTTATATAAGGTGGTACTTTGGTGGGAGTTTTCCCTCGCCAGATTGGCCAATTTCAAATCCAACCGTGAATCAATACTTTACTGTGCTCAAATTTTAGGAAGACTAGTGGAATTGCCTGGGCAATTGTGTAACTAGAATCAAAATACAATTATGCTCACTAGCCTACTCTAATATGCAATACATTTGTAATTCTAATTATTTTGATTTTGTGCAATTCCTTCTGGTGACAATAGAATTGGTATGCAATGGATAACTTCTAACTTGATGTCCCTACTCCTGTCTATAAACTCCCTCTGTAACTTGGCCGATTGGATTTCAATAAAGCAGTGGTATCTCCTAATATTATTTGCGAAAATAACACAATGATACACCATGAAATAGCTCAATTCAAGTTTACAGGCTACAAACATTGCAGGGGTAAAAAAACATAGAAGTAGCTAGATCCAGAACAATTCTTTAAACCAGCACATCAATCTTTCATTTCCAACTGGTTCCTTGCAGGTGATTGCTAAAACTAGCATGTCGCAGGAGCGGACATTGGAGGAAGTTGTTTCTCCATTTTTAATGCAATTGGAAAAGGCAAGAGCTGTTCCTTTTGTTCCAGATGAGGATAGTTCATATTCGGATATTACATTTCTGTTTGAAAATATCAAGAAAGAAGCCTGTGAGGTCAAGAATATACTACAGAGAGTATCTACATGGGAAAATGAGATTATAAATGACTTTGGAGGAATAGCTCGTCATTTGGATGAAATCATAGAAGAAGACAGCCAGCTCAATTCAATACGTTCCAAGCTCCAAATTGTCAACACTGAATTGTCCAAGTTAAAAGATCGTATGCAAATTCCTCTCCATGTTCCTGTGATTGAGGCAGCAGCTCCCACAACCTTGCCATCAGTACCATCTAAATGGGTTCATGCAAAAGTTTCGGAGCAGTGGAAAAGGCTTGAGATTGAGAGGAAAATCCTTGAGAGCTCAACCATGTCTAATTTGCAGCTTAGCTATGATAATCTTGATCTACAGCTGAAGCTGTGCTTGTTATGCTTCTCTATCTTCCCAGAAAATTCCATCATCAGCAAGAGGGCCATGATCCATTGGTGGATTGGTGAGGGTTTAGTAGCAGCCACAAGAAATCAGACAGCCGAAGATGTCGGGAAGGAGTGCTTTGAGAAGCTGATTGCTCGAGAGATGATTGAACCAGTGTATCAGAAACGTAGATATGGTGTCAACCAATGCAAGATGCACCCTTGGATCCGGCGTATGTTGATTACTGTTGCAAGGCAGGCACGGTTTTTTGAATTTGATTCAAATGGCAATGCAACATGGGACTTTTCAGCTACTTACCGTGCCTGTCTAGTTGAAGAGCACCAACTGGAAATAGACGTGGCATCACTCAGAAACATTCTAACAATATTTAATGTGAGTGAGCGATACCTCCAATTTGAGAAGAGCTGGTTCTTGGATTTGAGGAAGATTTCAGTTCTCCAACTAGGAAGATGGCACAACCTTTACCGACACCATATTGAAGTCGACAGTACCGAATTTTTGGAAGGACTACAGTCATCCAATCAATTGAAATATCTTTGTCTGAGGGGCATCTCTAGAATCATTGAACTTCCTGCTTCCATTGGCAGACTCTCAAATCTCAGGATCTTGGATCTTCATGCTTGTCATAACCTTGAGAGGCTGACTGAGAGCATCACGTCTCTTCAGATGCTCACTCACCTTGATGTGTCAGAGTGTTACTTGCTGGAAGGCATGCCAAGGGGTATTAGCTTGCTTACAGAACTCCAAGTCCTGAAAGGGTTTGTCATTGGTGGTTCCGCTGGCAATTACAATTGTCGAGTAGCAGAGTTGGCCAGGCTCGACAAACTGAAGAAGCTGAGCATATATATTGGAAGCAAAGTTACAGTGACAGAAGACGAATTGAATGAGCTTCAGAATATCAAAGGCCTTTGCATCCTCAAAATTACATGGGCTGTATCACTTTCAAAGAAGGAACGAGTCCATCAAACTTCTGATTCAACATCACTGCTAGCTTCACTCTCACTACCTCTAAATCTC
Protein-coding sequences here:
- the LOC112893509 gene encoding disease resistance RPP13-like protein 4, which encodes MSQERTLEEVVSPFLMQLEKARAVPFVPDEDSSYSDITFLFENIKKEACEVKNILQRVSTWENEIINDFGGIARHLDEIIEEDSQLNSIRSKLQIVNTELSKLKDRMQIPLHVPVIEAAAPTTLPSVPSKWVHAKVSEQWKRLEIERKILESSTMSNLQLSYDNLDLQLKLCLLCFSIFPENSIISKRAMIHWWIGEGLVAATRNQTAEDVGKECFEKLIAREMIEPVYQKRRYGVNQCKMHPWIRRMLITVARQARFFEFDSNGNATWDFSATYRACLVEEHQLEIDVASLRNILTIFNVSERYLQFEKSWFLDLRKISVLQLGRWHNLYRHHIEVDSTEFLEGLQSSNQLKYLCLRGISRIIELPASIGRLSNLRILDLHACHNLERLTESITSLQMLTHLDVSECYLLEGMPRGISLLTELQVLKGFVIGGSAGNYNCRVAELARLDKLKKLSIYIGSKVTVTEDELNELQNIKGLCILKITWAVSLSKKERVHQTSDSTSLLASLSLPLNLEKLDLCCFPGEKIPDWLSPSKLLKLKRLYFTGGMLNTFGDKNTSEVWNIEVLRLKFLNDLSVQWTQVHDMFPKLTFLEVFRCMKLKSFPYDKDGVWMNNDTQQVNK
- the LOC112893507 gene encoding disease resistance protein At4g27190-like isoform X3, encoding MRRNGIMASYCCFRKPRQPSNMPVLQINHGELISFQGMLGLLGRPGVGVVVIQGIGGSGKTWAAKALYRAAKTSNLFDEYIWVSLSINCSMRKCFNKIAASLSCKTRDGLSVESTRAIIKEYLTPRKFLLVLDNAHFTEESILEYLGVPDPRQQRLGSKIFVTTRTGRARSVMLPNIEIMPQPLTYEESYDLLREKIGKDISFAHDLISYCYGIPLIIILLAGALYDAPTEETFSELVANAHAALSTKTSFFNTMQCMVKFGYHQLPSDNVRHCLLYCLIFPDDQGISVKELIWYWIMDGLLQEAVGFDEANHIEIRYIAPLERLEVLDASGCSSLKSVESGSFDRMVFLKVLDLSATSITSLTSIPVSMELRHINLQGCPFLGSEAPYGVSKDGGIRNLQLGSIEDLAAWMGMLWLPCGLTFQLSDRFGMKVSLDANRDSNSYVYASDTYFLKCLGEDSPLWYNCFQKFQIVISPSMDSETMDTDGQVRNTDSIFENSYFRAKHFTYSTDPTRYLEINGTVGVPSDLDGILCHAELILLKRLVMTTRFSDLIVRSMAAVRELWLENCDHLESLLSADEVQALSTVGNLSSLCKGVEDVTSFSCLKHLLLYCCPKLLYLFPSALHFPNLKTLHIRFCDVLKRVFDSSVLGEDTLPRLQSLQLWELPELTCVCGGVLPSLKNLKVRGCAKLRKIPVSVNENSPFVTTTGEQLWWDSLLWDDETIKRWLLFRNWGPLLPHLATEG
- the LOC112893507 gene encoding probable disease resistance protein At1g61300 isoform X1, whose protein sequence is MRRNGIMASYCCFRKPRQPSNMPVLQINHGELISFQGMLGLLGRPGVGVVVIQGIGGSGKTWAAKALYRAAKTSNLFDEYIWVSLSINCSMRKCFNKIAASLSCKTRDGLSVESTRAIIKEYLTPRKFLLVLDNAHFTEESILEYLGVPDPRQQRLGSKIFVTTRTGRARSVMLPNIEIMPQPLTYEESYDLLREKIGKDISFAHDLISYCYGIPLIIILLAGALYDAPTEETFSELVANAHAALSTKTSFFNTMQCMVKFGYHQLPSDNVRHCLLYCLIFPDDQGISVKELIWYWIMDGLLQEAVGFDEANHIGKEILDVLIKHGMVYLDDNDHVHMHNMIRETVSRFGKDMGYKEQSYQYFSNPIVKLEHLSKYSDRVSLMDTEVEYLRGSPKCLHISSLLLRGNYLLKAISDEFFNQMAGTLQILDLSFTRNEVLPHSISYLIRLRMLLLIGCDHLQEIRYIAPLERLEVLDASGCSSLKSVESGSFDRMVFLKVLDLSATSITSLTSIPVSMELRHINLQGCPFLGSEAPYGVSKDGGIRNLQLGSIEDLAAWMGMLWLPCGLTFQLSDRFGMKVSLDANRDSNSYVYASDTYFLKCLGEDSPLWYNCFQKFQIVISPSMDSETMDTDGQVRNTDSIFENSYFRAKHFTYSTDPTRYLEINGTVGVPSDLDGILCHAELILLKRLVMTTRFSDLIVRSMAAVRELWLENCDHLESLLSADEVQALSTVGNLSSLCKGVEDVTSFSCLKHLLLYCCPKLLYLFPSALHFPNLKTLHIRFCDVLKRVFDSSVLGEDTLPRLQSLQLWELPELTCVCGGVLPSLKNLKVRGCAKLRKIPVSVNENSPFVTTTGEQLWWDSLLWDDETIKRWLLFRNWGPLLPHLATEG
- the LOC112893507 gene encoding probable disease resistance protein At1g61300 isoform X2, whose amino-acid sequence is MASYCCFRKPRQPSNMPVLQINHGELISFQGMLGLLGRPGVGVVVIQGIGGSGKTWAAKALYRAAKTSNLFDEYIWVSLSINCSMRKCFNKIAASLSCKTRDGLSVESTRAIIKEYLTPRKFLLVLDNAHFTEESILEYLGVPDPRQQRLGSKIFVTTRTGRARSVMLPNIEIMPQPLTYEESYDLLREKIGKDISFAHDLISYCYGIPLIIILLAGALYDAPTEETFSELVANAHAALSTKTSFFNTMQCMVKFGYHQLPSDNVRHCLLYCLIFPDDQGISVKELIWYWIMDGLLQEAVGFDEANHIGKEILDVLIKHGMVYLDDNDHVHMHNMIRETVSRFGKDMGYKEQSYQYFSNPIVKLEHLSKYSDRVSLMDTEVEYLRGSPKCLHISSLLLRGNYLLKAISDEFFNQMAGTLQILDLSFTRNEVLPHSISYLIRLRMLLLIGCDHLQEIRYIAPLERLEVLDASGCSSLKSVESGSFDRMVFLKVLDLSATSITSLTSIPVSMELRHINLQGCPFLGSEAPYGVSKDGGIRNLQLGSIEDLAAWMGMLWLPCGLTFQLSDRFGMKVSLDANRDSNSYVYASDTYFLKCLGEDSPLWYNCFQKFQIVISPSMDSETMDTDGQVRNTDSIFENSYFRAKHFTYSTDPTRYLEINGTVGVPSDLDGILCHAELILLKRLVMTTRFSDLIVRSMAAVRELWLENCDHLESLLSADEVQALSTVGNLSSLCKGVEDVTSFSCLKHLLLYCCPKLLYLFPSALHFPNLKTLHIRFCDVLKRVFDSSVLGEDTLPRLQSLQLWELPELTCVCGGVLPSLKNLKVRGCAKLRKIPVSVNENSPFVTTTGEQLWWDSLLWDDETIKRWLLFRNWGPLLPHLATEG